DNA sequence from the Bradyrhizobium sp. CIAT3101 genome:
GACCTGGGCGCCTTGCGCCTTCAACACTTCGTCGCGCAGCAAGGACCACACCTCGTGCCTGACATGGCCGAACTCCGGCAGCGAGCGGACGTCCCCGGTCTCGCTGTGCAGCTCTGCGGGAATATCGACGATCTGCTTGATGCGGCCCGGACGCGAGGTCATCACCGCCACGCGTTGGCCGAGCACGACGGCTTCGTCGATGCCGTGGGTGATGAACAGGATGGTCTTCCCGGTGCTGCGCCAGATCCGCAACAGCTCGCCTTGCAGCGTCTCGCGCGTCTGGGCGTCCAGCGCCGCGAACGGCTCGTCCATCAGCAGCACCTCCGGATCGTAGGCGAGGCTTCGCGCGATCGCGACGCGTTGCTTCATGCCGCCGGAGAGCTCGTGCGGATAGCGGTCGGCAAAACCGGACAGTCCGACCAGATCGAGGTAGTGCAGCGCTCGCTCACGCCGCTCCCTGGCTTTCAGGCCGGCGATGTCGAGCCCAAACTCGACGTTCTGCGCAGCTGTACGCCAGGGAAACAGCGCGTATTGCTGGAACACGATGCCGCGATCGCGTGCCGGCCCCTCGATGGCGTTGCCGTCGAGCAGGATGCGCCCGCTGCTGGGCGTCGTCAGTCCACCAAGCAAATCGAGCAAGGTCGACTTGCCGCAGCCACTCGGCCCAACCAGCGCCAGAAACTCGCCGGCCCGAACATCGAGCGTGATGTCGTCAAGCGCGGTGAAGCTCTGCGCCGGCCCACCGTCCTTGCCGCGAACCAGAAATTCCTTCCGCACATGCTCGAATCTGATCTTGGCGGTGGTCATTTGGCCTCCGCGGTCTTGCCGGGACGGAAGTAGTTGAACTCGTTGGTGTAGATGTCCGACGGCTTGAGCTGATCGGGCTTCAGCAGCCCGTCCTTCACCAGCCAGTCGATCCAGACCTGGAGCTCGCCATCGCCGATCACGCCGCCCTTGGTCGCGACGCCCGTGCTCTTCCAGTACTTGATCGGCGTGGCGTCCTCGTTGCGCTTGCGCTCCGCGATGATGCGTTCGAACCGGGCGCGAACCTCTTCCGGCGGCGTCGTCTGCGCCCAGGCGATGGCACGAGACACCCCTTCGATCAGCTTGTGGGACGTGTTGGGATTGTCCTTGATGAACTTGTCCCGCAGCACATAGGACCCGCCCGTGAAGTTTCCGAAGATGTCCGAGTCCGCAAACAGCCTGCGGAGGCCGCCGCGTTCCAGCGCCTTGTCGCGCAGGATGCCGCTGAGCGTGGTGACCTCAACCTGCCCCTGCCGCAGCGCCTGCTCGCCGGTGACCGGCGGGATCGCAACCAGCGTCACCTGCTTGGCTTCGGCCGGCGTCAAGCCGTTGCGGGCGAGGTATTCGCGCAGCACGAACTCCAGATGCGCGCCCAGCGTGTTGACCGCGACCTTCTTGCCGATCAGGTCGCGCGCGCTCTTGATCGGACTATCCTCCTTCACGTAGTAGCCGTTGTATGTGTTGTCGTCCGAGCCGTAATAGCCGACCACCGCCTTGATCGGCGCCTTGGCGGCGATCAGCTTGATGATCGCGCCATAGAAGGCGCCGCCGATGTCGATGTCGCCGGTGACGACGGTCTGGATGTCCTGCGGACCGCTGATGGTGTTGCCGACCCATTTCAGCTTGAGCGGGGCGAGATAGCCGAGATCGTCGGCCAGTTCGACAAAGGTCACCTGCCCGGCCCAGCCCTGGTAACGGATTTCGGACTTTTCGAGCTGTGGCTCGGCCACGGCGCTGCCGACGAGAGCGGTCAAGCCGAGGCCGGCCAAACCGAGCTGCCGGCTCCTTTCCCGCAGGCCGGCAACCAAACGACGCAACGCAGAGATCGTGATCTTCATTGTCTTCGCTCCCTTGCTCTGCTCAGGCCGCCTTCGCCTGCGGCTTCGCCGCCTTGACGCGGGTCACGCTGCTGCGGCCGTCGATGCTGACGGGCACCTCGCCATCGATGGTGGCGCGCCGGACCACGCGATGCTGATCGCCGTAGTCGTTCACGGCGTAGTGCTGGGTCGCTCGATTGTCCCAGATCACCACGTCGCCTTGCCGCCAGTTCCACCGCACGGTGTTCTCGGGTGCGGTGATGTGCGACTGGAACAGGTCGAACAATTTCTGGCTGTCATATTTCGACAGGCCGACGAAGCGCTGGACGAAGTTGCCGAGAACCAGCGTCCGTTCGCCGGTTTCGGGATGGACGCGAA
Encoded proteins:
- a CDS encoding ABC transporter ATP-binding protein, producing the protein MTTAKIRFEHVRKEFLVRGKDGGPAQSFTALDDITLDVRAGEFLALVGPSGCGKSTLLDLLGGLTTPSSGRILLDGNAIEGPARDRGIVFQQYALFPWRTAAQNVEFGLDIAGLKARERRERALHYLDLVGLSGFADRYPHELSGGMKQRVAIARSLAYDPEVLLMDEPFAALDAQTRETLQGELLRIWRSTGKTILFITHGIDEAVVLGQRVAVMTSRPGRIKQIVDIPAELHSETGDVRSLPEFGHVRHEVWSLLRDEVLKAQGAQVRAPEDARVAKAKELAHV
- a CDS encoding ABC transporter substrate-binding protein produces the protein MKITISALRRLVAGLRERSRQLGLAGLGLTALVGSAVAEPQLEKSEIRYQGWAGQVTFVELADDLGYLAPLKLKWVGNTISGPQDIQTVVTGDIDIGGAFYGAIIKLIAAKAPIKAVVGYYGSDDNTYNGYYVKEDSPIKSARDLIGKKVAVNTLGAHLEFVLREYLARNGLTPAEAKQVTLVAIPPVTGEQALRQGQVEVTTLSGILRDKALERGGLRRLFADSDIFGNFTGGSYVLRDKFIKDNPNTSHKLIEGVSRAIAWAQTTPPEEVRARFERIIAERKRNEDATPIKYWKSTGVATKGGVIGDGELQVWIDWLVKDGLLKPDQLKPSDIYTNEFNYFRPGKTAEAK